In a single window of the Anaerolineae bacterium genome:
- a CDS encoding carbohydrate ABC transporter permease: MISTSFKEPGKAYRWPPQWIPDPWVLDNYVEAFQHLPFDRFAINTAYTTVATTLLVVFTSSLAAYAFARLRFPGRDVIFLLYLGTMMIPGQVTMIPNFILMRTFKWIDTYNALIIPSAFSAFGTFLLRQFFLTIPYELEDSAKIDGASAFRIYAQIVMPLAKPALATLFIFTFMGQWNSFLWPLIVTNRLERMTLSVGLRYFQGEAGGESYYTLLMAASVVVLMPILLVYVIGQRYFIQGITLTGISGR; this comes from the coding sequence ATGATCAGCACCTCGTTCAAGGAGCCGGGCAAGGCCTACCGCTGGCCGCCGCAATGGATCCCGGATCCCTGGGTACTGGACAACTACGTCGAAGCGTTTCAGCATCTGCCGTTCGATAGGTTTGCCATCAACACGGCCTACACCACCGTGGCTACCACACTTCTAGTGGTCTTCACATCCTCGTTGGCTGCCTATGCCTTTGCCCGGCTGCGGTTCCCGGGACGCGACGTCATCTTCCTCCTCTACCTGGGGACGATGATGATCCCTGGGCAGGTGACGATGATCCCCAACTTCATCCTCATGCGGACGTTCAAGTGGATCGACACCTACAATGCTCTCATAATCCCGTCAGCATTTAGCGCCTTCGGCACTTTCCTCCTGCGCCAGTTCTTCCTCACCATACCCTACGAACTGGAGGACTCCGCCAAGATCGACGGGGCCTCTGCCTTCAGAATCTACGCCCAGATCGTCATGCCCCTGGCCAAGCCGGCCCTGGCTACCCTGTTCATCTTCACTTTCATGGGGCAGTGGAACAGCTTCCTCTGGCCCCTCATCGTGACCAACAGGCTGGAGAGGATGACCCTCTCCGTGGGACTGCGCTATTTCCAGGGCGAGGCAGGGGGGGAGAGCTACTATACCTTGCTCATGGCCGCTTCGGTGGTGGTGTTGATGCCCATACTGCTGGTCTATGTGATCGGCCAGCGGTACTTCATCCAGGGCATCACCCTGACCGGTATCAGCGGGAGATAA
- a CDS encoding sugar phosphate isomerase/epimerase yields MPLDPTTGAWEARFKKGIDYRAFPPEMTPEERFALAREAGFDGIELVFSATGALPLDASDEELIRLRALGGRYVPICGVNGGRALLEAPLTHPDPERRQAAFKMAQRLIEMTARLEADTLLTAPGVVVADVPYDDAYSFCVDTMGKLARYAAERGVRLAVENVWNKFLLSPLEMRSFIDEVASDWVGAYFDVANTLLFGFPQHWIRILNHRILRVHMKDFRLSVGNINGFLQPLQGDVDWPAVMQALVEVKYRGFLTVEIPSYQFCGARTVYDASSALDAIIALTPA; encoded by the coding sequence ATGCCCCTTGATCCTACCACCGGAGCATGGGAGGCCCGCTTCAAGAAGGGGATAGACTATCGCGCCTTCCCACCCGAGATGACACCCGAGGAGCGATTCGCGCTCGCGCGGGAGGCCGGGTTCGACGGGATCGAGCTGGTATTCTCCGCCACGGGCGCGCTGCCGCTGGACGCTTCCGATGAGGAGTTGATCCGCCTGCGTGCTCTCGGCGGACGATACGTACCCATCTGCGGCGTCAATGGCGGGCGTGCCCTTCTGGAGGCACCTCTCACCCACCCGGACCCGGAGCGGAGACAGGCTGCCTTCAAGATGGCGCAGCGGCTCATCGAGATGACGGCCAGGCTGGAGGCCGACACCTTGCTCACGGCTCCCGGCGTGGTGGTAGCCGACGTTCCGTACGACGACGCCTATAGCTTCTGCGTGGACACTATGGGCAAGCTGGCCCGGTATGCAGCAGAACGAGGGGTCAGGCTCGCCGTCGAGAACGTCTGGAACAAGTTTCTGCTAAGCCCCCTGGAGATGCGCTCTTTCATAGACGAGGTCGCCAGCGACTGGGTGGGAGCGTACTTCGATGTGGCCAACACGCTGCTCTTTGGGTTTCCCCAGCACTGGATCAGGATCCTGAATCATCGCATCCTGCGGGTGCACATGAAGGACTTCCGCTTGAGCGTGGGCAACATCAACGGATTCCTCCAGCCTCTACAGGGCGACGTTGACTGGCCCGCGGTGATGCAGGCTCTGGTGGAGGTGAAGTACCGGGGCTTCCTGACGGTGGAGATCCCCTCCTATCAATTCTGCGGAGCCCGGACCGTGTACGACGCCTCCTCCGCCCTGGATGCCATCATCGCCCTGACGCCTGCGTAG